One region of Eubalaena glacialis isolate mEubGla1 chromosome 6, mEubGla1.1.hap2.+ XY, whole genome shotgun sequence genomic DNA includes:
- the PSMD2 gene encoding 26S proteasome non-ATPase regulatory subunit 2, with translation MEEGGREKAPLQPQQPPATSPGGGDEKPSGKERRDAGDKDKEQELSEEDKQLQDELEMLVERLGEKDTSLYRPALEELRRQIRSSTTSMTSVPKPLKFLRPHYGKLKEIYENMAPGENKRFAADIISVLAMTMSGDRECLKYRLVGSQEELASWGHEYVRHLAGEVAKEWQELDDAEKTQREPLLTLVKEIVPYNMAHNAEHEACDLLMEIEQVDMLEKDIDENAYAKVCLYLTSCVNYVPEPENSALLRCALGVFRKFSRFPEALRLALMLNDMELVEDIFTSCKDVVVQKQMAFMLGRHGVFLELSEDVEEYEDLTEIMSNVQLNSNFLALARELDIMEPKVPDDIYKTHLENNRFGGSGSQVDSARMNLASSFVNGFVNAAFGQDKLLTDDGNKWLYKNKDHGMLSAAASLGMILLWDVDGGLTQIDKYLYSSEDYIKSGALLACGIVNSGVRNECDPALALLSDYVLHNSNTMRLGSIFGLGLAYAGSNREDVLTLLLPVMGDSKSSMEVAGVTALACGMIAVGSCNGDVTSTILQTIMEKSETELKDTYARWLPLGLGLNHLGKGEAIEAILAALEVVSEPFRSFANTLVDVCAYAGSGNVLKVQQLLHICSEHFDSKEKEEDKDKKEKKDKDKKEAPADMGAHQGVAVLGIALIAMGEEIGAEMALRTFGHLLRYGEPTLRRAVPLALALISVSNPRLNILDTLSKFSHDADPEVSYNSIFAMGMVGSGTNNARLAAMLRQLAQYHAKDPNNLFMVRLAQGLTHLGKGTLTLCPYHSDRQLMSQVAVAGLLTVLVSFLDVRNIILGKSHYVLYGLVAAMQPRMLVTFDEELRPLPVSVRVGQAVDVVGQAGKPKTITGFQTHTTPVLLAHGERAELATEEFLPVTPILEGFVILRKNPNYDL, from the exons TCTGAGGAGGACAAACAACTTCAGGATGAACTGGAGATGCTCGTGGAACGACTGGGG GAGAAGGACACGTCCCTGTACCGACCAGCCCTGGAGGAACTGCGGAGGCAGATTCGTTCTTCTACAACTTCCATGACTTCAGTGCCCAAGCCTCTCAAATTTCTGCGTCCACACTATGGCAAACTGAAGGAGATCTATGAGAACATGGCCCCTGGGGAGAATAAG CGTTTTGCTGCTGACATCATCTCTGTTTTGGCCATGACCATGAGCGGGGATCGTGAGTGCCTCAAATATCGTCTAGTGGGCTCCCAGGAGGAATTGGCATCATGGGGTCATGAGTACGTCAG GCATCTGGCAGGAGAAGTGGCTAAGGAGTGGCAGGAGCTGGATGATGCAGAGAAGACGCAGCGGGAACCACTGCTGACCCTGGTGAAGGAGATTGTCCCCTACAACATGGCCCACAATGCAGAGCATGAGGCCTGTGACCTGCTTATGGAAATTGAGCAGGTGGATATGCTGGAGAAAGACATTGATGAGAATGCATATGCAAAGGTCTGCCTCTATCTCACCAG TTGTGTGAATTACGTACCTGAGCCTGAGAACTCCGCCCTACTGCGTTGTGCCCTGGGTGTGTTCCGAAAGTTCAGTCGCTTCCCTGAAGCACTGAGATTGGCATTGATGCTCAATGACATGGAGCTGGTAGAAGATATTTTCACCTCCTGCAAGGATGT GGTTGTACAGAAGCAAATGGCATTCATGCTAGGCCGACATGGGGTGTTTTTGGAGCTGAGTGAAGATGTGGAGGAGTATGAGGACCTGACAGAGATCATGTCCAACGTGCAGCTCAACAGCAACTTCTTGGCTTTAGCTCGGGAG CTGGACATCATGGAACCCAAGGTGCCTGATGACATCTATAAAACCCACCTAGAGAACAACA ggtttgggggcagtggCTCTCAGGTGGACTCTGCCCGTATGAACCTGGCCTCCTCTTTTGTGAACGGCTTTGTGAATGCAGCCTTTGGCCAGGACAAGCTGCTGACTGATGATGGCAACAAATGGCTTTACAAGAACAAGGATCATG GAATGTTGAGTGCAGCTGCATCCCTTGGCATGATTCTGCTGTGGGATGTGGATGGTGGCCTTACCCAGATTGACAAGTACCTGTACTCTTCTGAGGACTATATCAAG TCAGGAGCCCTCCTGGCCTGTGGCATCGTGAACTCTGGTGTCCGAAATGAGTGTGACCCTGCTCTGGCACTCCTCTCAGACTATGTCCTCCACAACAGTAACACAATGAGACTTGGTTCCATCTTTGG GCTTGGCTTGGCCTATGCTGGCTCCAATCGCGAAGATGTTCTAACACTGCTGCTACCTGTGATGGGAGATTCCAAGTCCAGTATGGAG GTGGCAGGTGTGACAGCTCTAGCCTGTGGAATGATAGCAGTGGGATCTTGCAATGGCGATGTCACTTCCACTATCCTTCAGACCATCATGGAGAAGTCAGAGACTGAGCTCAAGGACACTTATGCCCGTTGGCTTCCTCTTGGACTGGGCCTCAACCACCTGG GAAAGGGAGAGGCCATTGAGGCCATCCTGGCCGCACTGGAGGTTGTGTCAGAGCCATTCCGCAGTTTTGCCAACACACTGGTGGATGTGTGTGCCTATgcag GCTCTGGGAATGTACTGAAGGTGCAGCAGCTGCTCCACATTTGCAGTGAACACTTTGACtccaaggaaaaggaggaagacaaagacaaaaaggaaaagaaggacaaGGACAAGAAGGAAGCCCCTGCCGACATGGGAGCACATCAG GGAGTAGCTGTGCTGGGGATTGCCCTTATTGCTATGGGGGAGGAGATTGGTGCAGAGATGGCACTACGAACCTTTGGCCACCTG CTGAGATATGGGGAGCCTACACTCCGGAGGGCTGTGCCTTTAGCCCTGGCCTTAATCTCCGTTTCAAATCCACGACTAAACATCTTGGATACCCTAAGCAAATTCTCTCATGATGCTGACCCAGAAGTTTCCTATAACTCCATCTTTGCCATGGGCATGGTGGGCAGTG GTACCAATAATGCCCGTCTGGCTGCGATGCTGCGCCAGTTAGCCCAGTATCATGCCAAGGACCCCAACAACCTCTTCATGGTGCGCTTGGCACAG GGCCTGACCCATTTAGGGAAGGGCACACTCACCCTCTGCCCCTACCACAGTGACCGGCAGCTTATGAGTCAAgtggccgtggctgggctgctcACCGTGCTTGTCTCTTTCCTGGATGTCCGCAACA TCATCTTAGGCAAGTCGCACTATGTATTATATGGGCTGGTGGCTGCCATGCAGCCCCGAATGCTGGTCACATTCGATGAGGAGCTGCGGCCATTGCCAGTGTCTGTCCGTGTGGGCCAG GCAGTGGATGTGGTGGGCCAGGCCGGCAAGCCCAAGACCATCACAGGGTTCCAGACACACACAACCCCAGTATTGCTGGCTCACGGGGAGCGGGCAGAATTGGCCACTGAGGAGTTCCTTCCCGTCACCCCTATTCTAGAAGGTTTTGTTATCCTTCGGAAGAACCCGAACTATGATCTCTAA